The Cyprinus carpio isolate SPL01 chromosome A9, ASM1834038v1, whole genome shotgun sequence genome window below encodes:
- the LOC109054327 gene encoding NADH dehydrogenase [ubiquinone] 1 beta subcomplex subunit 3-like — MGGDHGHGHGKLSMPDYKVWKWEGTPLEATQQRLARRGLRDPWARNEAWRYTGSFGIPVTFRDVLLRGFKTGFAAFAVALAVEYAFFPPKKSEH, encoded by the exons ATGGGTGGGGATCACGGACACGGACATGGCAAACTGTCCATGCCAGACTACAAAGTGTGGAAATGGGAAGGAACGCCGCTGGAAGCAACCCAGCAGAGGCTCGCTCGAAGAGGGCTCAGGGACCCCTGGGCTCG GAATGAGGCGTGGAGATATACGGGCAGCTTTGGCATCCCAGTTACCTTCCGAGACGTTCTCCTCCGTGGATTTAAGACAGGATTCGCAGCATTTGCAGTGGCACTGGCAGTGGAGTATGCTTTCTTTCCTCCAAAGAAGTCAGAGCACTAA